A window from Drosophila nasuta strain 15112-1781.00 chromosome 3, ASM2355853v1, whole genome shotgun sequence encodes these proteins:
- the LOC132791531 gene encoding neurotrimin has protein sequence MCVKVCSIDLLLLLLLALLSRINAELNFNNDLENNQKFKSIPTTIKTYENATVTLPCQLDTPFRFVRWHRDNVALVDSRHPEVPPPDRIVLWSNGSLQVANVQPEDTGEYYCEIMSDTNHAVQTHAIEVLYAPIVATEPSGDLELAIGTTFEVVCLTKGVPQPAVSWRLNGNTLDQYSNAANRQSHIFEIKSRDMAGLIECLAVNGVGPPAVAGVYLHVLFVPEVSLTQSVVYTKVGDRAQLECIVESAPTATLQWFHHGVPIHIGAQIGSQQMELPDTQSLDSHVSHIKHVLTVRKVRDSDMGQYECRASNSIGFKSATIELTGRPMPCVFKINPGTQSSTSHVLAWQTESLLPIMEFKLKFRQIPSANLTKSVRTNWTELTIPAEVTIGPIYMTSYPLHGLQPASLYEVSVLARNSFGWSDSSKTVRFATGGEVELPNYSTESELQYDATEEIFDNQITQRSHIFTASMVHNNSAVSQVYSALAYITICLQIGLAMHYT, from the exons atgtgTGTCAAAGTGTGCTCAATTGATCTGTTGCTTTTACTGCTGCTGGCTCTACTCTCCAGAATCAATGCCGAGCTCAATTTCAACAATGATCTCGAGAATAATCAGAAGTTCAAGAGCATTCCAACAACCATAAAAACCTATGAGAATGCCACCGTTACATTGCCGTGCCAATTGGACA CTCCTTTCCGCTTTGTGCGCTGGCACCGCGATAATGTTGCTCTGGTGGATTCGCGACATCCCGAAGTGCCTCCTCCAGATCGCATTGTCCTCTGGTCGAATGGCAGTTTGCAGGTGGCCAATGTGCAGCCCGAAGACACGGGCGAATACTACTGCGAAATCATGTCGGACACCAATCACGCAGTGCAAACACATGCCATCGAAGTGCTCTATGCACCTATTGTGGCCACTGAACCCAGCGGCGACTTGGAACTGGCCATTGGCACCACCTTCGAGGTAGTTTGTCTGACCAAAGGCGTGCCCCAACCTGCTGTTAGTTGGCGTCTAAATGGCAACACTTTGGACCAATACAGCAATGCGGCCAATCGTCAGAGTCACATCTTCGAGATCAAATCGAGAGACATGGCCGGACTCATCGAGTGTCTGGCAGTGAATGGCGTTGGTCCTCCAGCTGTAGCTGGCGTCTATCTTCATGTGCTCT TTGTTCCAGAGGTGTCGCTGACGCAGTCTGTGGTCTACACCAAGGTTGGCGATCGAGCTCAACTCGAGTGTATTGTGGAGTCTGCTCCCACGGCCACGTTGCAGTGGTTCCATCACGGAGTGCCCATTCACATTGGCGCCCAGATCGGCAGCCAGCAGATGGAACTGCCCGACACTCAGTCACTCGATAGCCATGTGAGTCACATAAAGCATGTGCTGACGGTGCGCAAGGTGCGTGATTCCGACATGGGACAATACGAGTGTCGCGCCAGCAACTCGATTGGCTTCAAGAGTGCCACCATTGAGCTCACGGGTCGCCCTATGCCATGTGTCTTTAAAATCAATCCCGGCACTCAGAGTTCCACTTCGCATGTGCTCGCGTGGCAAACGGAGAGCTTGTTGCCCATTATGGAATTTAAGCTCAAGTTCCGACAGATTCCTTCAG CAAATCTAACAAAGTCTGTCAGAACCAATTGGACAGAGCTGACGATTCCCGCAGAAGTTACAATTG GTCCCATTTACATGACATCCTACCCGCTGCATGGACTGCAGCCGGCCAGTCTCTATGAGGTCTCTGTGCTGGCCAGGAACAGCTTTGGCTGGAGCGACAGCAGCAAGACAGTGCGCTTTGCCACTGGTGGCGAGG TTGAGCTTCCCAATTACTCAACGGAATCGGAGTTGCAGTACGATGCCACAGAGGAGATCTTTGACAATCAGATAACGCAAAGATCGCACATATTTACGGCCAGCATGGTGCACAATAACAGCGCTGTTAGCCAAGTTTACAGCGCCTTGGCTTACATAACGATATGCTTACAAATTGGCCTCGCAATGCATTacacataa
- the LOC132791532 gene encoding uncharacterized protein LOC132791532 gives MEVPLTEFTAIDLERELYAYGLNKEGTKQERYERLFTARHKLNYPHLRPRRPAISKFGARVQLDDFAEIRVYRQAECDILASKLKWRIEQVRRTEDNESLEYFHPELLERIDRRKTYMINMEEFVVRKNPYVHKIFTIFVSRTTGEDLTLLYARSMVQLATMEEVDSDSVDLSLVSNDKKKGEEVKRKVPEKAIISPQNIAKALGYILRELKKKTITNYVGVVCDYTRMHMKVVTELIESSGLQMPPLVDDIRDLQRALRNMFAPTSVRIASLLVTELYTEATYNEQMSTICNKNTTKDKTAVAPLDEFIVRLSNILRDMWKHEEHEKKSISLVCLNNKMVKIYGRHVSRELPPITYEDCAAGAGLLQLMVFDALWCITPELEPEEIYANPTVSSHAS, from the exons ATGGAAGTGCCGCTAACTGAATTCACTGCAATCGACTTGGAGCGCGAGCTCTATGCCTATGGCCTGAACAAGGAGGGCACAAAGCAGGAGCGCTATGAGCGTCTGTTTACAGCTCGTCACAAGCTGAACTATCCACACCTGCGACCAAGGCGACCGGCAATCTCAAAGTTTGGTGCCCGGGTACAGCTCGATGACTTCGCCGAGATTCGGGTTTATAGACAGGCTGAGTGTGACATATTGGCCAGTAAGTTGAAGTGGCGCATCGAGCAGGTACGCAGAACAGAGGATAATGAGAGTTTGGAGTACTTTCATCCCGAGCTCTTGGAGCGAATTGATCGCAGGAAAACCTATATGATCAATATGGAAGAATTTGTGGTGCGAAAAAACCCATATGTTCACAAG atTTTCACAATATTTGTATCTCGCACCACGGGAGAGGATCTTACTCTATTGTATGCGAGGAGCATGGTACAATTAGCCACCATGGAAGAAGTTGATAGTGACAGCGTGGATTTATCA CTAGTCTCAAACGATAAAAAGAAAGGTGAAGAGGTCAAACGTAAAGTTCCGGAAAAAGCT ATCATTTCGCCCCAGAATATAGCCAAAGCCTTAGGTTACATATTAAGAGAGCTGAAGAAGAAGACAATAACTAACTATGTAGGAGTTGTATGCGATTACACGAGAATGCACATGAAAGTTGTGACGGAATTGATCGAATCCAGCGGACTGCAGATGCCGCCGTTAGTCGATGATATTCGTGATCTGCAGAGAGCATTGAGGAACATGTTCGCCCCGACTAGTGTGCGCATCGCTAGTCTTCTCGTCACTGAGTTGTATACGGAGGCCACCTACAACGAGCAAATGAGCACAATTTGCAATAAGAACACCACAAAAGATAAGACAGCTGTGGCCCCATTGGATGAATTTATAGTACGACTCTCGAATATTTTGCGGGACATGTGGAAGCACGAGGAGCACGAAAAGAAATCCATCTCGTTGGTATGCTTAAACAACAAGATGGTTAAGATATATGGCCGTCACGTGAGCAGGGAGCTGCCTCCCATCACGTACGAGGATTGTGCAGCTGGCGCTgggctgctgcagctgatggTATTTGATGCCTTGTGGTGCATCACACCCGAACTGGAGCCCGAAGAGATCTATGCGAATCCAACAGTCTCTTCGCATGCCTCATAA